From the Corvus moneduloides isolate bCorMon1 chromosome 13, bCorMon1.pri, whole genome shotgun sequence genome, the window agaaaagctttCAGGAGATTAAATAGGAGGAAGTAAGCCCTATTCTATATAATGTAAGGTGTTTTTTATGTGCCTATCTACAGGCTTACTTTCTTACAAGAAGATTCCAGTGGCAGTGAAAAGGTTGTCAGAGCTTAACTCCTTGGTGTAGGTTTGGAAGTCAGGGCTTTTGGGAGTAATTTTAGATTAGTTACTGCTTACTGTACAAACATGTGAATTGAGTAAGCAGGTAACAAGTGTGTAATCAACTCAAActataataatttcttcttttagaaaCAAAGAGTGCTTAATGACAGTTTCTGCAGAACTATTTTCCCCACCCAACCATTCTTTGTCAATACATTTTTGTTGGTCACCTTCTAAAATACCCAGATCTAAGGGAATTGGTATTACACGTATGTAAGTGTGCATTTTAACTTAAAAGAGTAGGAAggtttttactattttttattaccttttccCAGTGAAAATGCTTGTGAACAGAATACACCAGTGTCAAAGATAGTTTCTTATTTTAGCTGGGGTTCAGAAGTTATAAGCCCACtggcaaatatttctttctcttaacAGGCACACTAGGGACTGTGCTGGAGTGTGGTTTATAGTGAGATGGATCACAAAAAGAAGTTCAAGGCAGCTGGTGACTGAGGAGGGCAAAAGGCAGTAGTAGAAGCCATTGTAACCTAGAAAAGGGTTCAGATACAAACAACTGCCCTATAGCTTGGTGGCTTTCATCACCATTTTATAGAAAGGACCATTCTGTCACTTTTTTGGTGGCAACAAATAGTCAGTGCTCGTGAACTTCCCAAATAACGCAAAGGTTtctcagcagcagtgctgataaaaaagtatgaaaactctgttttgctttccagtgtTTGAGAGCTTGCATTAGAATTGCTGGACCTGAAAGTTGTTACAGTAAAATGCTGCCAGCTCCTTTGCCCCTCCAAGATGCTGCTGCTTAACTTCCACACTTGCTCCCTAGAAGAACCAGCAGAGCTCACTGTGCCCTGTCACGTCTGTTCCTTGCTGCAGGGAGCGAGCAGCACATGCAGGGAAGGCTGGCCTAACTCCTCCCTCCTCACTGCTTTCCTGTGGCtaagagagaagggagaaacaGATGGGACAGGAGTCGCCTGCTGTCACCTCCAGCCTCGCAGTGGTAGGAGTTTTTCCAGGGATATTGGGAAGTGATAGGAGCTGTGGTACACAATAAAGTGATGGGAACCTGGGCCGGGTTgagctctctgctgcagcacaagggGACATGGTGACGCTGGGCTGCCCTTTCGGTCACTCTGCGAGCTCTGGAAGAGGCAGGCTGTGTCCTCACTTGGGCGTTTGCCTAGATACCCTGTTTGGGCAGCTGTTTTAAGAAGGGGAAAGACAAGAAGACAAAGGAGTAAATGGAGAAGGCAGATTTGAGTGCTGCAGTCACGGAGAGAGAGGGTTTGGCGGCGGGAAGGGCTCGGGCCCGCGTCCCGCTCTCTCCCGGCCGCTCCCTGTGGCACCTGCGGGCGCGCGGGGGCCgctgccgggccgggggcgccgCTGCACGCCGGCCGCTGGGGGGCGCTCTGCCGCGTGCCCCTCAGCGCCGCGAGGCTCAAGGAgcgcggggcgggcccggcACCGGCGCCGCCCGCAGCCTCCCGGGCACTCGGGGAGCGCTGACAGCCGGCACTTGTGCCGCTCCGCAGCCGCCGCCAGGATGAACAGGGGCATCTTGCACACgcttaaaaccaaaaaagaagtAAGTTTGCCCGAGGGGTCGGGGCTGTTGGTACCCGCCTGCGGGGGAGGGATGCGGAGGGCTCGGGCAGCTGCACCGTGGCTGCCACTTGATTTCCCGAGGAAATGGACCCGCGTTAAGGTTCATGTATTATTAAAGTGAGGTGTGGAGAAGGGTGATATAGAGGTAAAGTGAAATTCACATATTAAAAGTGAGGTGCTGTAAAGAGTAATACAGAGGTAATGTACATGAACAGGTAATCCTCTCCTTAGTTCTGTGTAACCCTTGCTCCCCCTGCTCGTGGGTCTGTAACCAGGACATAAGTTCAGctcttttctctattttatctTTCAGCTCATTCCCCTGGCTGGAATAATTTCCTTCGCAGCAATTGGGGCGTTCTCTTTTTGTGTCCATTCCCTATCCGCAAATCTGATGTCATGTAAGCAAAAACTTACTGCTTAGAGCCTTACCCTaaccttttttttattcaacCAAGTATCTGACCCATCATGTTTTACACCATAAAAAAAGTAAGCCAGGTGACATGTTCCAGAGTACTGGTAAGGATTGAAGTATATGCAGATTGTAAATagtgaagaaattaattaatttgagTGTAGTCCAAGTTATTTCCTAACTTTGatttaataattatattttttctttgatttagGTATTAGAAGTCTGAAATGTTCTAATCAAGAATTTCATATAATCCACATAGGTAGATGAGATGCACATATTTTACAACCAGGCTATTGGGTTGTATATAAGAAGAGCATTTGATAGTATTAACTTAAGATAGTGTTCCAATGGCTTGGCTAATAATTGGAGCCAAATCCTGTACTCTTCAAGCTTTGgggaatttatttatttattttaaagtgattgGAATAGGCATTTTAACTGTCAGGTAAAAGTCCCCTTACTTTGTGTCTTTattcagttttgattttttcatcTTGCTTCCCTCACAATGATATGTGAACAGTGCTGGCTTGCTTGGTGCTTTGGAAACTGCAAACAAAGCAAGCCACGCTGATTCCTACCCAGATTTCAAAACAGAGTATCCCAAACCTGTGAACTTGTGTTTTAGGGAACTCCTTGCTTAAGTGAATAGCTCTATTGACAATAGGCTGTCATATGAAAATACATGCAAGGACACACCTTAAAACATAATACCTGTTTTATCtcctttttaaagcattcaCAAGATTGGCAGCCAGAACCATGGGAGACTATTGATCCTGCCAAGCCTCAGAAGGTAatttttatgtataaatataGTATAAATTTCCAAACATAATGAATCACTTCTTTTAAATGTCTAAGACCTAGCAAAATATGAATGAGGAAACAAGTGTAAAGCTGATGTATATCTAGTTAAAAGTAGAAACAAATGCTTCATTTCATTACTTTATGTCTTCACTGTATTTACCTAATGATAGGATTCAGCTGTTACACTGTAGGTCTGATCTTGAATTTATGCCGAACTTCTGGTTGTTCTCTATGTCCATTCCCCCCCCAAACATCCCATTTACTCAATTCCATTGATAACAGTGGAAATTTGGAGCATAGAGGAAGTGCTGTTTACGCTTTACCTTTTTCCTGAATTACAGAATTGAGTAAGAATGTTTTGAGTACTGCagcctgaaggaaaaatatcatAATTTAATAGAGCAGCTAGgataaggaaaaacaaaattggCATTATTACTTAATTAATATCCAAGTGATTTTATTCAAAAATTATTATCTTATCAGTTGcaacatttctgaaaggaaatgtaaaacCACTAGAACTTCTTCATCAATAAGATGATGTATGATATGGGGGGATGTGGGAGTGGAGTAAATGCTCACTGAGATTTTGCtaactttcatattttccatttcttccagCTGGTAACAAATCAATCAGAAGTGGCAGCCTATAGAAGAGCTGGAAAGGTCAAAAAGCTTACGAAGTGAGAAGTTTCTGTTGCCTCAAAAAGGTACCCTATGAATCTAGTGGAATCACTTCTGCACAAACTGACTACTGAAATCAGTGTGCGGAAATGCTCTGCTACATTTTTAGGGTCTCCCTACATTTTTTTGGACTCTGGATGAGGAGTTTCATGTTGCTTTAGAAGCTGGCATACAGCATCCAAATAGTCCAAAAATCTGactcaaaatattaatttttaataggCATTTGATGTAAATTGTTGAATATTCAGATGGTGGTTATGGATTGAAAAAGCCTTCACAGTTTTTGTAGAATTTCAGGGtttgtttcaaaatacatttgttttctcattttattcatttttcgtaaaataaattctgaatttaTACATTTCATGTAAATTGCCCAAAAGCCTTTCTAAATTGGGATTCCTGGTGTTTCAATGCTATATAGAGAGCAAAGTCATAGCCAGAGGATGTCTTTGTATGGCAGCATATGTGTTCATAAAGTACCCTTGCATTCCTTGTCTGTATTAGATGTGGTGACAGTTTAAGTCAAAACTAATGTTCTGCTTCAAATGCTGAAACTTACCCACTGAGGAATCCAAGAGGTTATTTAAAGGTGGATTTGAGACTGCAGATTTAGAACCTAAAAACCTAAGAGTTAAAGTGTGGCtagaagggaaatgaaaataaggtaatttctgttgtatttaaatgttgctcattattaaattttttttaagtactagAATTAGAAAACTTGCATTATCCAAACGACATAGtgttaatttcttctttttgtgcGAGGTTGGTTGAGTGTGAGCTCCAACATACTGCACAgttaacaatatttttttttcaatttaaagaTTTTTACCTGCTGTTAGGAATATCTCCTTTATCAAATAAAAACTAATAGATTGAAATTagaaatgattctgtgaagagaCAATTCCTCTTTAAGTTTCCTGTGTTGTGCTTGTGGATGGCCAGGGAAAGAATGTAATAGGCAGACTCCAGTAAATTAATGAGATAATAGATGCATCCAATGGCAGAACAGTCCTTTTGTAGATATTTTCTGGATGTGCCCTCTTCTGAGCAGTTTCCCAATCTATTCCACATTTCCTTTACAATGGATGTTCAGAATTCATATTACTTTGTGtgaggaagaaagcaaaagtgAAACAACTGCTAATTGGAAAAAGTCCCCTTAAATGAGTAATAATCAAGTGCTTTAGGTTACTCTGCTGCACGCAATGACAAGCTTAAGTTAGAAAAGCTGTCTCCTGAATTCTCAGATAGTTTGGCTTCAGAAGCTTTATGTTTTCTTCCAccgaggaaaaaaaaatagtttaaatgttgcataaatatttgtttatcaAGTAAGGATGACTCAGCATTTATGTTTTAGAGTGAGAGTAACTACTAGTCTTCAGAATAAGTCCTTAGCTTTCATTTTAAGGAATGACATTCCGAGAAGATTGGATAGCAtagaaccacaaaaatacagTGCTCTGAGGAATACAAGCTTTAaggattttaaaacagaaaacattttaaaatacttctctgtatttccatattttctgcTGGACTGTACCTAAAACAAAGTGCTGTGCTCTGAGTTGGTGCATTAATTTAATGAGTTTGTTCTTCAGTAAGTCACTTGTTTGGTCTGCAAATACTGTGACCTAAGTATCTGTCCACATTGAGGAAATAAGTGTAAGTAATTTTTAgttaatttttgtatttagcCACATTTCAGTGATGTTTCCAGTAGCACAGTAAGCAGTGTGACTGCTATCAGTCACAGGTTGTTGTTTCTCTTATCCTGTCCTGAAGCATAACAGCTCTGGTAATaaactgttttgctttgttagctgttctgtttttctttattaatataGATTTTTTGGGGGACAATTTTCACACAATgtaagaaatcaaaatattttttctgcagttcaaGAAGATTATGAATATTGTTAAAGTTCTTGGGGGTTTGTGTGATCTCTGTGTCATCGCAGACAGTGCATCTGTCTCCTGCAGAGAGGaggatttttgtttaaaagtagAGTACACCAAGGGCAATTACTGCATCTCCCTGCTCAGCTTCTCAATATAAATCTATAAAACAATATACACATTATTTCCTTATTCCACAAACAGTAAAGATTCAGTTGGCTGAATTTTATGAGCTGACGTTTATGAGAACAGTAAGACTTTCCTGATCTGTGCTATACAAACCCATGAGTTTTTATTCCATGAACAATTTAGAGGGTATTGAAACAATTCAACAACTTTCTTGTTTCTCCCCATTTGTCTCCTACTCCACTCTGatcttggttttggtttggggttttctggttggttttggctttttttttgttaacagTGACTATCTTTGCTCATTCTAATTAGTACGTTTCCATGGAACTATATCACTTCTGAATTTCATATTACCTACaaagtttaataaaaatgcTCACTAGCTTGTTCGAGTTTAAATATAGGTTAGAAACCATTAGAAATGTGTTTTAGTAGTTATAATCACTATTAGAAATGCATCATTAGAATCTATGGCCATGCTTTTCTAACTTTTTCTAAGCAGTCTATTTGTAAATAGCTTTCTGGAAGAACAGAAGACTAGAAGGTTGCTTTTTGCAGTGTACATACAATGAATTACTAGTTTTGGTATTACAATAGTGCTTCAAGGCCTTAAAACTGCAGATCTTGTGGGTGGTGTGGTTATCAGAGAGCTGTGTtgagtttttttggtttctttgcaTGTGATAGCCCCGGTATCAGCATTTCTCCTTCTGACCCCCTGCATTTCTCTGCCACAAGGTGCCTATTAGTGTAGTTCTGCACTCTCTGGTTATTTCACTGCGTGTGCGAGCTTTCTGCAAAATAGTAACTTACAGAGGGGCCTGATGCAACTGTTGAAGGAAGTGGTTCATCCTGCAGTTGTCTGCCTCACTACAGAGGGTGGTTGAACCTAGGACTAGctgtggaaaacaaacaagagtAATGGGAATGATTCACTGAATCCAGCCAATATTTGGTGTTGGACACTTCCCAAAAAGCTTTCAGATTAAACAAACAAGGCacagttttcatttgctgtcCTGAAGCCTTTTGCTGTCCAGACATCCCTGCCATACGGGAGCACACAGACAATGAAATCCATAAAAAGTGTaactgaaatagaaataaaagcaatactgctggcccagcctgggcactgTGGTTGGACATGGTGAGTGTTGCCCTTCAGGTTGCTGATGTTAACAGGGAGCAGGCAGCTTGTTTGCCCAAAGCTCTCTCCATCGGGAAGTAGCCATCACAGTAATGGCACCTGCAAGGCTGTGAGCTGACACCGTGTCCAAAGCACGTTTGCCTGCGCACCTCGCCCTGACCAAAGATCACACACCCTCACCACGGCCGTACCAACCCTATTTATGCTGGACCTTGCCCAGATGAACAAGGGATTTGGTTTCATTATCTTTTACTTTCAGATAATTTTGTTGTGCATACATTCTGACCAGAGAAATTACTGCTGCCCTTCTTCGGGGCTCACCCAGGACGTGTGAGGGCCCCTCACAGCATGGGGTGCCCAGGGCCTGGGACAAATTTCACTCTAAAGAgtgagagctgtgctgcagcatcacCACAGTGCCTGTGTGGGGACTGAGGGCCATGTGAACAAGGTGTAACAGTGGAGGTGGCAGGGCCCTGGTTGGGAGCCCAAGAGACCGTTTGTCTGGGTCTCAGGATATAGGCCAGTACTGGCCTTCACTGCCAGGTtaccaaattaatttcaataaaCCCTGTCTCTTAGCAATTGAGGGCATGAaaaagggtttggtttggtgttgGTTTTCATGTTGTTTAAGACTTCCAAGGTTTGGCCTGGTGCATCAGGCCAGCTCCATGGCCTCCATTCGGGGGTtgtgacactgcacaggctgTGTCCAGaatccctggaggtgtcctgGCTGGTGGCTCTGTGTGTGGAGCCCCATGAacaggctgggctgtgcagcagcagcagtgacagccagggctggggtgctgggctggcaggcgttgctcctgtcctggctggccagtaccattttctgctgctcatGGCCAAGATTTGACAGTGTGTAATGTTTCCTAAAATGTCTGTATAAATAATTTAGGCTTCATCATGCAACATTTCTTAAGATAAAGCAAGTCACTTTTGTGACCTTCTTTCCATAGGTTTAAAAAGTACTTGTGAACATCTGTTAAAATTCAGATACATGTGCTTCCACTTTTATTGGCTGTCAAGCAGTAGAAAAATCACTTCAACTTGAAATATTTGATATAGAATATTTCTAGACTCTGGTATGACTTGCTTGCTGCCACTCACATCCTCCTCCCTATTTTCTATTGAgactcatttcttttttcacttgttggcacatattttcttcttgccAAATCTCTTTCTGTCTCACCCATCAAAACAAACACATCAGAAAAACTTAGATTTTTCTTGGCCTAATTTATTTCTACTATTACTACTGTTTATTGGTGTACCTGCACTGTGTTCTAGAAAGTTACACGTCTAATGAGTAGATCAAAATATAGTTAGTCTGGTGGTTTAAACTAAGAAATTAAGCAGAGAAGGCCCTGCTTGTAatgtttgctttccttctccctctttcctcttctgctttgctttatttatgCTGATGGATTGTAATAAATGCatcatgggggaaaaaaagaggagccTTACTAATAACAATAAGGATACATAGATTGTAAACATTTCAAGAAGAAATCTCTATATTTTCATGATATGCATAAATAacaaaagtgcttttaaaattctttccatttttttaaaaaaatgaagcacaaaTAATAAGCATGCATTATCTTTCAATAGACTCACATAAAAAcatttgcagtttttctttaatttgttgACAAATTAACACTATGTTGGTATGTAGGGTCCATTCCACTGAAAGCTCTCTCTAAATtatgctgctgcagaaaaataaaggccATATCAGCTAATAATATTATGGAGGTTCTTGCTCACCCACTTCTATCTAGATACCTTTTGTTTGAGTAGGGGCTGTTCTGTAACTGAAATTTCTGTCATCTGGTTGTTTCTTTGCAGGTAAATGGTAAAACAATTTGTTCGCGTTGTGTAACTCCAAACTTGAAGTGGTCTGGCAGTTTTTAGTCCTAAGCACTATAAATCATCGTGATTCCTGTGGCGTGGCAGACTGATAGTGCCAGTCCAGgcagaaactgcttttttttcatttgtgtattttctgaGTAATTAGAAGACATAGTTTCTGTAAGTTCAAACTCCCTTAGCGCTCACTCAGGCAGATTTGCTGACTTCACTGACCCCAAGTGTTGCTGAAGTGGGGGAGGGAGATGATAGCTCTTGGACTTGGAACTTGTATCACAGCCGTTGATTTTATAATCTGAATTCCCTGCTGAAGGGCATGGGAATTCTGCACAGACGTTGCTGTTACCAGAGGATGGTAAACTGAGGATCTAGAGACTCTGGAGGATAAGTCATTAGGATACAGCATCAAAATTGGACTCTGGGGACCAGAGCTCTGTAGCAATCCTGTCAGCATTGCCTAAATCATGAAAGCATGCAGTCACGAGGTAGAGCTGCCTGCATCCCACTTCACAGTTACAGTTCTGTAGAAGTCTTTGCTTTTCAAGCCATTTTGTATCGTTTTACTCATTTGTACAGTATTTGGCACAAGACCAGTCTGTTCTGGTGCTCCAGAGGTGGACTGTGGGCTCGAGGGCTGCATCAGCCTTTTGCACAGAGCTGTATTTTATCTTCAGAAAGTACTGGTGCATGGTGTGAGGTGTAAATGAGGAACACTTACCTCCCCGCTAGATTATAACAGAGACTGTCGACAGCACAGTGTTAGTGAAAACTGGAGttctttcccttcctgtttCAGTATTGTATCCTATGTGAATTTTTTGTTGCAAGGTTCTGTATTAGCTGAGAGGTCAGAAAGCCACACAAGTCTGAAAAACTTCTTGCATATAAATAAATTAGTTCAAGCTTTGCAAAACTATCAAATTCTTGACCTCCTTTTGGGTGTCACTTCTTTAATTGAATTAAATGTATTTCCAGTAGGCAGGTAACTAATAAACACCATCCTTTatctgatgctgctgctgcacaaacAAGGAAGTAAATGCAAAAAGTCCTGATCCCTGATAGTAACAGAAAAATCTTATCAGTTTtgccaaagaaaagcaaagtcatCCACTGCTGATAAATCACATATTCACTGCATTAAAACAAATGGAAAGGTGGGGTTTTATTGAAGCTGTTTAAAACGGTTTCATTTAATGATGCATCTTTGCCTTCTGAGGTGACTCCTAAAATCAGTAAAGCCTAAGTATTTTTGAAGACACTTAGCACTatgctgccctgtgctgttaGCATTATTAAATATGTTAGCATTATGCTGCCATTACTGTGTTTAGTTTTCTTCTTGGGAATGCTTTGAATGAAACGTTATCgtcagaaaaaattaatttgtcttcAAGACTGCGGTATCCAccttacaaaagcagaaatccGCAGCACAATCCTAGTCATAATGATTTTGCAAGTTCTGGTTCATTGCCAAACTTGTGGTCATATTTCCAGCGTTACAATAGCATGTTGTACAAAGTAGATGAAAAAACATTAGTTTGAAGTTAGGTGAATGTTTTTATACTGATTTCAGGGAGGCATGGAATTAATACAGTAAAAATTGTAGTGGTTGTGTTTATGTACTAGtacatgttttttgaaaattctctcttaagaaaagttaaaacattTAAGAACTGGGCATGTCTCTGCTCAAGCTCCTGTGTTTGTATTAGTTCAAAGAGGAAGCTTTTGCACTACACAAAACAGGGTGTTACAAGGAAGTTTGTGTTTGAGCATATACTGTTGAGAGTGTCACTTCTCAGTAGGTGTAAAGGGCATAGGTGTACACCCTCTACGGTAAACAAAAATTACCATCAAAGTCATAGATGGATTCCCTCAATAAAGAACCAAAAAGAACCTTCCTATCTGCTTCTAGAAATCCTCACAGTTGTGtggctggcagtgccacaggtGTAACATGCATTCCTTAAGGAATAGTACAGCACAGGGGTATTGCTGTAGCTGCAATACATTTGTTGAAGAAAAGTGTAATCAGttttaaacaagcaaaaactAAGATAAGTTCTTTACTACtgagcttttttcttcttcactaaACAGATAAAGTCTGGCAACCAACAAGAAGGGAGACActccaattttctttttttcatgcagtAATGAAAGTTTGTGGTATAAGCTAGACAGGTAAAACATACCTTgtttaagagaaaaatgacTGTAAAACCATCAGATGTCTTAGTTGAACTAAGTTGAACTGCACAACAGATCAATTAATGCCTGCAGTCTGTAAAGGAAATTGGTGTTGGACCACCACAGATTACAGTATGAGTCATACTTGGTTGCATGGTAATGTAATGGAGTCTAATGTTTCCCAGTTGCTATCTGCAGAACCCACATGATCTGGCTTTAtgttttctcccctccttcctttttttgcacACGAACACACCTTGTATCATAAACAAGATATgaactcttaaaaaataaaaaaaatttaaaaaaaaaaaaaaatccaggcaaACAACCCTGCAGTATGAATACCTCTACTTAGCCATAGCAGGTGGTGGGCTAATTGTTGagatttaattttgttattaCTCCACCTCCATGAGCAGCTTCCTTCTAGCTCTGACAGATAAAATTAGGAATTGCCTCTTCTCTTGATCCTCTCCTCAGAGAATCTCAAATGTAGTAAgtctgtggaagaaaaatattctgctttcatTGCTGCTTTACAAAGACACTTTATTAATAGAGTTAACGTAACGAGATATCCTGCATAGCTGTTCACAGGTGAGCATATCTAAAACATATCTTCATTTACAGCTAACTACCCATGAACCTTTAACTTTTGATAAGCAGAGAGTTActttcctttgaattttctATTCTATGACTTGAACTTCGCTCTGTGGCAAGTTGAGGAAGTTAGGTTGCTTGAAAACCATCCTCACTGAGTCCATCTAGGTTCTATTTAAAGCAAATAGAAAGAAACCAGTGTGTAACTGGTTGGGTaatttctgtttccagtttAAGGTGTGTGCAAAAGcttagaaaatacagaattgcTTAATAGcttgaagaaatgaaagaagacTTTACTGGAAGGAAGTTGTGGTTCTGAGTTCATCAGCCCCTGTCATctgaattttctctctctgaagtCTGTTCAACTAAATCCAAAACCACCACTGTACTAGCAATTGCAGTGTGTAAACATAACAATATTTGACATTTATAATTGTACCTGcttactttaaaacaaatttttttccctcactttaTGTTTTTGATTGAAAGTGTCCTCTGATTCTtcacaaaaaaagcagagtCAGCAATGCTTCAGATGGCAGCATCTGTTGTCTTGGAAACATGAATTCAGCACCCCAAAGAAAGAATACTTGTTTTCATAGAAACAAAGGGCTTGCTTGATAACTTACCTTGTTTGCATTTAATCTGTTCTAATTACATTTCAGGTATCTGTAGCCTCAACTAATTTCTACtcatatgatttttttattagatgTTTCTAACTGGAGGAAGGCACTGGAGCATGTATTTTATGGTGTTTACCCGTATATGCCTTCAAGAAGTATCTAAACTCCTTCCCGGTAATAGATTAGCCAATCTGTGCTAGGTATGTGCTTTTCCTTATTGCATCCATGATAACGTTAAATCCCCCTCTgctattttcaggaaaaaaataagaaggtTTGGTGGGGGCGTATTTTAGGTTGGGGGGTGTTTTGGagtgtttttgctgtttctttacTTACTAATAAGACATTTCTAGAATGTGTAACAAATTATATTCCCTTGCCCGCGGCAAGTCCCCCTGGCCCTCCCCAGCGCACAGCTGTTTGTTAACGCTGGGAACGGTGCGCCATCGTCTGGAGAAGTCGGGAACGGCCTGGAAGGCTCCCAGGTGAGGGGAGTCCTTGTCTGTACAGGTGTGTCAGGCTTGTTCCCACAGGGGGCTTGGAAACGagaaatcagtaaaaaaaaggcagaatattTGTATGCTACACTG encodes:
- the C13H15orf48 gene encoding LOW QUALITY PROTEIN: normal mucosa of esophagus-specific gene 1 protein (The sequence of the model RefSeq protein was modified relative to this genomic sequence to represent the inferred CDS: inserted 1 base in 1 codon; substituted 1 base at 1 genomic stop codon) encodes the protein MNRGILHTLKTKKELIPLAGIISFAAIGAFSFCVHSLSANLIIHKIGSXEPWETIDPAKPQKVILQWMFRIHITLCEEESKSETTANWKKSPXMSNNQVL